In Nostoc sp. CENA543, a single genomic region encodes these proteins:
- a CDS encoding cell division protein SepF, whose translation MNNIFSKLRDFVGLNEQVEYEYYEEEPDTDNYQNLYQQENPQPAPAQTAPSNRRWRETANTIGDDVETGTKSTMGNVIGMPGAINGISEVLVLEPRTFEEMPQAIQALRERKSVVLNLTIMDPDQAQRAVDFVAGGTYALDGHQERIGESIFLFTPSCVQVSTQGGVIHEVPQHPARPSRPANPTPTWGSEPNRMAQ comes from the coding sequence ATGAATAATATATTTTCTAAGTTGCGAGATTTCGTCGGTCTCAATGAACAAGTAGAATACGAATACTACGAAGAAGAACCAGATACAGATAACTACCAAAATCTGTATCAACAGGAAAATCCTCAGCCAGCACCTGCACAAACTGCCCCATCCAATCGACGTTGGCGAGAAACAGCGAATACAATTGGTGATGACGTGGAAACAGGAACAAAATCAACGATGGGGAATGTGATTGGTATGCCAGGAGCAATTAACGGGATTTCTGAAGTATTAGTTCTAGAACCTCGGACATTTGAAGAAATGCCCCAGGCAATTCAAGCATTGCGTGAGCGGAAATCAGTAGTGTTGAACTTAACCATCATGGATCCAGATCAAGCACAACGTGCAGTTGATTTTGTGGCTGGTGGAACCTACGCATTAGATGGACATCAAGAACGTATTGGCGAAAGTATCTTTTTGTTTACACCCAGCTGTGTGCAAGTCAGCACCCAAGGTGGAGTTATTCATGAAGTACCCCAACACCCAGCCCGTCCTTCCCGCCCCGCAAATCCTACACCAACTTGGGGCAGCGAACCCAATCGGATGGCACAATAG
- a CDS encoding TIGR03643 family protein, which translates to MKLPELDSDTIDRIIEMAWEDRTPFEAIEAQFGLLEKQVIALMRREMKESSFRLWRERVTKRKTKHLNQREFLAGRFKSNNQKT; encoded by the coding sequence ATGAAATTACCCGAACTAGATTCTGACACCATAGATCGCATTATAGAAATGGCTTGGGAAGATAGAACCCCCTTTGAAGCCATTGAAGCGCAATTTGGCTTATTAGAAAAGCAAGTGATTGCACTTATGAGGCGTGAAATGAAAGAATCTAGTTTTCGGCTGTGGCGCGAACGAGTCACCAAACGCAAAACAAAGCACCTCAATCAGCGAGAATTTCTTGCAGGAAGATTTAAGTCAAATAACCAAAAAACCTAA
- a CDS encoding cryptochrome/photolyase family protein, whose product MTIGVWILGDQLWEQQAALQSCSHQKNLPVIFIESLQHIQVRPYHQQKLVLVWSAMRHFAEELRQQKYAVTYEICADFITPLKAWIQSQNITELRVMIPNDRPFTQFIQSLDLSCQINLIPNNHFLWSTEEFNHWAKNRKRLLMEDFYREGRKRFQILMEQDKPIGGQWNLDKENRQPPKGKLNTPPAQWFTPDEITLAVITKVKSLNIPAYGDIEPFRWGVTRQQALQVLDWFIQQRLADFGTHQDAMVTGEETMWHALISPYLNLGLLQPLEVIQAAEQAYHQHNLPLNSVEGFIRQVLGWREYMRGIYHFVDADYPNHNWFNHTQPLPEFFWTGETKMNCLHQTLTQVQHTGYAHHIQRLMVLSNFALIAGISPQAIENWFHAVFIDAYDWVMQTNVIGMGLFADGGILASKPYAASANYINKMSDYCKGCVYNHKEKFGKDACPFNFFYWYFLEQHRDKLQTQGRMSFILKNLDKMSPEELNLIRQQAQDWWNS is encoded by the coding sequence ATGACCATTGGTGTTTGGATACTAGGCGATCAGCTTTGGGAACAACAAGCAGCACTACAAAGTTGTTCTCATCAAAAAAATCTACCTGTAATTTTCATTGAATCACTACAACATATACAGGTACGTCCTTATCATCAGCAAAAATTGGTCTTAGTGTGGTCAGCAATGCGTCACTTTGCTGAAGAATTGCGTCAGCAAAAATATGCTGTCACTTATGAAATCTGCGCTGATTTCATCACACCGTTAAAAGCGTGGATTCAAAGCCAAAATATTACCGAATTGCGGGTGATGATACCCAATGATAGACCATTTACTCAATTCATTCAAAGTTTAGATTTATCTTGTCAAATTAACTTAATTCCTAACAACCATTTTTTGTGGAGTACAGAAGAATTTAACCATTGGGCTAAAAATCGTAAACGCCTATTAATGGAAGATTTCTATCGCGAAGGTAGAAAGCGTTTTCAGATTTTGATGGAGCAAGATAAACCAATTGGTGGACAGTGGAATTTAGATAAAGAAAATCGTCAACCACCCAAAGGTAAATTAAATACACCTCCAGCACAATGGTTTACACCTGATGAGATTACCCTTGCTGTTATTACTAAAGTTAAATCTCTGAATATTCCCGCCTACGGAGATATTGAGCCATTTCGTTGGGGAGTGACTCGTCAGCAAGCATTGCAAGTTTTAGATTGGTTTATTCAACAAAGATTAGCTGATTTTGGTACTCACCAAGACGCAATGGTAACAGGTGAAGAAACCATGTGGCACGCTTTAATTTCACCTTATTTAAATCTCGGTTTATTGCAACCTTTAGAAGTTATTCAAGCCGCAGAACAAGCTTATCACCAGCACAATTTACCATTAAATAGTGTAGAAGGTTTTATCCGTCAGGTGTTAGGCTGGCGGGAATATATGCGGGGAATCTATCATTTTGTTGATGCAGATTACCCTAATCACAATTGGTTTAATCACACTCAACCATTACCGGAATTCTTTTGGACTGGTGAAACTAAGATGAATTGTTTACACCAGACTCTTACTCAAGTGCAACATACAGGTTATGCTCATCATATCCAGCGATTAATGGTATTGAGTAACTTTGCTTTGATTGCGGGAATTTCACCACAAGCTATAGAAAATTGGTTTCATGCTGTGTTTATTGACGCTTATGATTGGGTGATGCAAACCAATGTGATTGGGATGGGTTTATTTGCAGATGGGGGAATATTAGCATCAAAACCTTATGCTGCATCTGCCAATTACATCAATAAGATGAGTGATTATTGCAAAGGTTGTGTTTATAACCACAAAGAAAAATTTGGTAAAGATGCTTGTCCTTTCAACTTCTTTTATTGGTATTTTCTAGAACAACACCGCGATAAATTGCAAACTCAAGGACGGATGAGTTTTATTTTGAAAAACCTCGATAAAATGTCCCCAGAAGAGTTAAATTTAATTCGTCAACAGGCTCAAGATTGGTGGAATAGTTAA
- the plsY gene encoding glycerol-3-phosphate 1-O-acyltransferase PlsY: MAVWLSLCGVVVLVAYLLGSFPTGYIAVKQLKGIDIREVGSGSTGATNVLRTLGKGAGAFVLLVDCLKGVLAIALVYYLFSFASSQNLIPTTVDVTLWQPWLVTIVGLAAILGHSKSIFLGFTGGKSVATSLGILLAMSWQVGLATLGVFAVVVAISRIVSLSSISGAIAVSIVMVIFHQPLPYILFGVAGGLYVVFRHRTNIERLLAGTEPKIGQKLITETESNT; encoded by the coding sequence ATGGCTGTTTGGTTAAGTTTGTGTGGTGTAGTTGTACTTGTCGCTTACCTGTTAGGTTCTTTCCCCACAGGCTATATTGCGGTTAAACAACTTAAAGGTATTGATATCCGAGAAGTGGGTTCAGGCTCAACGGGTGCAACTAATGTTCTGAGAACCTTGGGAAAAGGGGCGGGAGCATTCGTTTTATTGGTAGATTGCTTAAAGGGAGTGTTAGCGATCGCTTTAGTCTACTATTTGTTTAGCTTTGCCTCTAGTCAAAATCTGATTCCCACCACAGTAGACGTAACACTTTGGCAACCTTGGCTAGTGACTATAGTGGGTTTAGCCGCGATTTTGGGACATAGCAAATCTATTTTTCTCGGTTTTACAGGTGGTAAATCTGTCGCTACCAGTTTGGGAATTTTGCTGGCGATGTCTTGGCAAGTGGGTTTAGCTACACTGGGTGTGTTTGCCGTAGTGGTAGCAATATCGCGGATTGTATCACTCAGTTCTATCAGTGGCGCGATCGCTGTTTCCATCGTGATGGTAATTTTCCACCAACCCTTACCTTATATATTGTTTGGTGTCGCTGGTGGTTTGTATGTAGTTTTCCGTCATCGCACTAATATTGAACGGTTATTAGCTGGCACAGAACCAAAAATTGGACAGAAGCTAATAACTGAAACAGAAAGTAACACATAA
- the pipX gene encoding transcriptional coactivator PipX — translation MNPESAETYINHPTWGLLYRICMVDEAQDLFTTLYAQRLFFLVVNDMKALKFQPIGRTEARMLLENRLRTLRRNGQSQEYDQLQSVFQRTFQ, via the coding sequence ATGAATCCAGAAAGCGCAGAAACTTACATCAATCATCCTACTTGGGGCTTACTATATCGGATCTGTATGGTTGATGAAGCCCAGGATTTGTTCACTACACTCTATGCACAACGTTTATTTTTTCTGGTGGTGAACGACATGAAAGCCCTAAAGTTTCAACCCATAGGACGCACAGAGGCGAGAATGTTGTTGGAAAATCGTTTACGGACTTTGCGTCGCAATGGTCAATCACAGGAGTACGATCAGCTTCAGAGTGTTTTCCAACGCACATTCCAATGA
- a CDS encoding Uma2 family endonuclease: MVVTLQLRQIDVQPGQCLILRDISWNEFEAILDEIGEHRAARVNYYQGVLEIRMPLPEHEVTKELIGDMVKLLLDELELDWEGYGSTTFKRSEMSAVIEPDTCFYIQNASKMIGKRRIDLSVDPPPDLAIEIDVTFKTQLSAYLALKVPELWCYANEKLQVFLLEQGEYIEVKNSSIFAELPVIEGILQFLQLSLTQGSSAARRAFRQWVRELLAK, translated from the coding sequence ATGGTTGTTACACTACAACTGCGTCAAATTGATGTTCAACCAGGACAATGTTTGATATTGCGAGATATCAGTTGGAATGAGTTTGAAGCCATCTTAGACGAAATCGGAGAACACCGCGCCGCACGAGTTAATTATTATCAAGGGGTGCTAGAAATTCGGATGCCGTTACCAGAACATGAAGTGACAAAAGAACTCATTGGCGATATGGTTAAACTGTTACTGGATGAGTTAGAACTTGATTGGGAAGGTTACGGTTCAACTACATTTAAGCGTTCAGAAATGTCAGCAGTTATCGAACCAGATACCTGTTTCTACATCCAAAACGCTAGTAAAATGATCGGCAAGCGACGGATAGATTTGTCAGTTGATCCACCACCGGATTTAGCAATCGAAATTGATGTCACTTTCAAAACTCAGCTTTCAGCTTATCTAGCTTTGAAAGTACCTGAACTTTGGTGTTACGCAAATGAAAAGTTACAGGTTTTTTTGCTGGAGCAAGGAGAGTATATTGAAGTAAAAAATAGCTCTATCTTTGCAGAATTGCCTGTTATTGAGGGCATATTACAATTCTTACAATTGAGTCTGACACAAGGATCTAGTGCAGCAAGACGAGCATTTCGTCAATGGGTACGTGAACTGCTAGCAAAATAG
- a CDS encoding RNA helicase has protein sequence MNYPASSKELDLGLIFPFDLDQFQKDAIASLNAGRSVVVCAPTGSGKTLIGEYAIYRALAHGKRVFYTTPLKALSNQKLRDFREKFGFDNVGLLTGDASINRDASILVMTTEIFRNMLYGTPIGQVGISLVDVEAVVLDECHYMNDRQRGTVWEESIIYCPREVQLAALSATVANSDQLTDWLNRVHGPTDLIYSDFRPVPLEFHYCNPKGLFPLLNDSKTKINPRLANRGKRRQGDKGRPEAPSILYTLNHLQQRDMLPAIYFIFSRRGCDKAVAEVGDLWLVDNDESQTLRRQIDDFLTRNPEAGRSGQIAPLYRGIAAHHAGILPAWKVLVEELFQQGLIKVVFATETLAAGINMPARTTVISTLSKRTDTGHRLLNASEFLQMAGRAGRRGMDKQGHVVTLQTPFEGAKEAAYLATSQPDPLVSQFTPSYGMVLNLLQTHTIEEAKELIERSFGQYMATLHLKPDYELIEDLQAQLAGLHEQIASVSEHELLIYEKLRQRLKAEKQLLKTLQEQAQEARKDQIKMLLDFAVSGTLLSLKGENIIVSTPITAVLVGQSPTAGKSSYLVCLGQDNRWYVVSNEDVVDLYAELPRLEVPQEIIPPPHLVFKPGHSCRGDEMTAAIAQNIPDPDGSLHLSPEVAEQLSRVNAVQAQLEANPLYQSGSVAKVFKRRERYAEIQEELEALQQQVEQQSQRYWEEFLNLITILQQFDCLDNLVPTQLGQVAAAIRGENELWLGLALASGELNNLDPQHLAAVIAALVTETPRPDSRVNFNLSPEIDAAWTKLQKIRRAVLKVQYRHGVTLPVGLENRYIGLIALVEQWALGTEWVELCENTTLDEGDVVRILRRTLDLLSQIPHVPHLPDSLQRNAYRAMQLIDRFPVNEVVE, from the coding sequence GTGAATTATCCCGCCTCATCAAAAGAACTAGACTTAGGGTTGATATTTCCCTTTGATCTGGATCAATTTCAAAAAGATGCGATCGCGTCCCTCAACGCGGGACGCTCTGTTGTTGTCTGTGCGCCCACAGGTTCAGGCAAAACTTTAATCGGTGAATACGCTATTTATCGCGCCCTAGCACATGGCAAACGGGTGTTTTATACCACCCCTTTAAAGGCGTTATCTAATCAAAAATTACGTGACTTCCGCGAAAAATTTGGGTTTGATAATGTAGGGCTACTCACAGGAGATGCTTCCATCAATAGGGATGCCTCCATTTTGGTGATGACCACCGAGATTTTTCGTAATATGCTCTACGGTACACCCATTGGGCAAGTCGGTATTTCCTTGGTGGATGTGGAAGCGGTGGTCTTGGATGAGTGCCACTATATGAACGATCGCCAACGTGGTACAGTCTGGGAAGAATCGATTATCTACTGTCCCCGTGAAGTGCAGCTAGCTGCACTGTCAGCTACCGTTGCCAATAGTGACCAGCTTACCGACTGGCTCAACCGTGTCCACGGCCCTACTGACCTGATTTATTCCGATTTTCGCCCTGTTCCCTTGGAATTTCATTACTGTAATCCCAAAGGACTCTTCCCGCTACTCAACGACAGCAAAACCAAAATTAATCCCCGCCTTGCTAATAGAGGTAAAAGAAGACAAGGGGACAAAGGCAGACCAGAAGCCCCCAGCATTCTCTACACCCTGAACCACCTCCAGCAACGGGATATGCTACCGGCGATTTACTTTATTTTTAGTCGTCGGGGATGTGACAAAGCCGTCGCTGAGGTAGGTGACTTGTGGCTAGTGGACAATGACGAATCCCAAACACTGCGGCGGCAAATTGACGATTTTTTAACCCGTAACCCCGAAGCCGGACGTTCAGGACAAATTGCTCCCTTGTATCGTGGTATTGCTGCCCACCACGCTGGCATTCTACCGGCTTGGAAGGTGTTAGTCGAAGAATTATTCCAACAAGGTTTAATTAAAGTCGTCTTCGCCACTGAAACCCTAGCTGCCGGCATTAATATGCCCGCCAGAACAACAGTAATTTCCACCCTCTCCAAACGCACCGACACAGGACACCGCCTGTTAAACGCTTCGGAATTCCTGCAAATGGCCGGGAGGGCAGGTCGGCGGGGGATGGATAAACAAGGTCATGTCGTCACACTCCAAACTCCCTTTGAAGGTGCAAAAGAAGCCGCTTATTTAGCAACATCCCAGCCCGATCCCCTAGTTAGCCAGTTTACTCCTAGCTATGGCATGGTGTTAAACCTGCTGCAAACTCACACCATTGAGGAAGCAAAGGAACTCATAGAACGTAGTTTTGGGCAGTATATGGCGACATTACACCTTAAACCAGACTATGAGTTAATTGAAGACTTACAAGCCCAATTAGCGGGACTGCATGAGCAAATAGCCTCAGTCAGTGAACATGAACTGCTGATTTATGAAAAACTGCGTCAACGCCTCAAAGCAGAAAAGCAGTTGTTAAAAACACTACAAGAGCAAGCCCAAGAAGCACGAAAAGACCAAATTAAAATGTTGCTGGACTTTGCAGTCTCAGGGACATTACTGAGCCTCAAAGGTGAAAATATTATAGTTTCCACACCGATAACGGCAGTTTTAGTTGGTCAGTCGCCCACAGCAGGAAAATCTAGCTATTTGGTATGTTTAGGGCAAGATAATCGCTGGTATGTTGTTTCTAATGAAGATGTTGTCGATTTATACGCGGAACTACCCCGCCTAGAGGTTCCACAGGAAATTATTCCACCCCCACATTTAGTCTTTAAACCAGGACATTCCTGTCGTGGGGATGAAATGACAGCTGCGATCGCTCAAAATATCCCTGATCCTGATGGGTCTTTGCATCTATCTCCAGAAGTAGCCGAACAACTCAGTCGCGTTAATGCTGTGCAAGCACAATTAGAAGCAAATCCCTTGTATCAATCAGGAAGTGTTGCCAAAGTTTTCAAGCGTCGGGAACGCTACGCCGAAATTCAAGAAGAACTAGAAGCATTACAGCAGCAAGTAGAACAGCAATCCCAACGTTACTGGGAAGAATTTCTCAATCTCATCACGATTTTGCAGCAATTTGACTGTTTAGATAACCTAGTCCCCACCCAGTTAGGACAAGTAGCCGCCGCCATTCGCGGAGAAAATGAACTGTGGTTAGGTTTAGCCTTAGCTAGTGGTGAATTGAACAATTTAGATCCCCAGCATTTAGCTGCTGTCATCGCGGCTTTAGTTACAGAAACCCCTCGTCCCGATAGCAGAGTCAACTTTAATCTGTCACCAGAGATAGATGCAGCATGGACGAAGTTACAAAAAATCCGGCGTGCTGTCTTAAAAGTACAGTACCGTCATGGTGTAACCTTGCCGGTAGGGTTAGAGAATCGTTACATAGGTTTAATTGCCTTAGTGGAACAATGGGCATTAGGTACAGAATGGGTAGAATTATGTGAAAACACTACCTTAGATGAGGGTGATGTGGTGCGAATTTTACGGCGAACACTAGATTTACTCTCACAAATCCCCCATGTCCCCCACCTGCCGGATTCCTTGCAGCGTAACGCTTATCGTGCTATGCAACTCATTGATCGATTCCCCGTCAATGAAGTAGTGGAGTAA
- a CDS encoding DUF3086 domain-containing protein gives MNPEESQTPEPIDEWLEQIQAENPQPENPETPAEASVMEIVDQTSSVNPSSEDGNSEVICNTEVPVAFVQEAEAESNILGSPIESEQVIAELQNTEATLKAEIANLQTTYNTLQEQIRETQTALGKVVQESLVQLEQRKQTLQISIEQLERRQERIRNEMRTTFAGASQDLAIRVQGFKDYLTGSLQDLAAAAEQLQLVPPVTEREKPAVVIKEVKQAEPQAGTPQFAPQQFQDTTKQIRRLIDQYRNKPDYYGPAWQLRRTFEPVHAERVANWFFNQGGRGALRTMGSRLQNVLIASAAISILHKLYGDRLRTLVLANTPERLGEWRRGLQDCLGIGRPDFGPDRGVVLFETADALAQKADRLVKTNQLPLILIDDSEEQISLGLLQFPLWLAFAPDPKTMRNYDDDF, from the coding sequence ATGAACCCAGAGGAATCTCAAACCCCAGAACCGATTGATGAATGGTTGGAACAAATCCAAGCAGAAAACCCTCAGCCGGAAAATCCAGAAACTCCTGCGGAAGCATCTGTTATGGAAATAGTAGATCAAACTTCATCTGTTAATCCGTCTTCAGAGGATGGCAATTCTGAGGTTATCTGTAATACAGAAGTACCAGTAGCATTTGTACAGGAAGCCGAAGCGGAAAGTAACATACTGGGTTCACCGATAGAATCAGAACAAGTTATTGCTGAATTGCAAAACACAGAAGCTACTCTCAAGGCAGAAATTGCCAACTTGCAAACAACATACAATACTCTTCAAGAACAAATTAGGGAAACTCAAACTGCACTAGGAAAAGTAGTACAAGAATCTCTAGTACAGCTAGAACAACGCAAACAAACCCTACAAATTTCTATAGAACAGTTAGAACGTCGCCAAGAACGGATTCGCAACGAGATGCGAACTACTTTTGCTGGTGCTTCTCAAGACTTAGCAATTCGGGTACAAGGGTTTAAAGACTATCTCACTGGTAGCTTACAAGATTTAGCCGCCGCCGCCGAGCAACTACAGCTAGTTCCACCTGTTACAGAAAGAGAAAAACCAGCCGTAGTGATTAAAGAAGTAAAACAGGCTGAACCACAAGCAGGAACTCCGCAATTTGCGCCACAACAGTTTCAAGACACAACTAAACAAATTCGCCGCCTCATTGACCAATATCGTAATAAACCCGATTATTATGGCCCGGCTTGGCAATTACGCCGTACTTTTGAACCAGTCCACGCTGAGAGAGTTGCCAATTGGTTTTTTAATCAAGGTGGACGCGGTGCTTTGCGGACAATGGGGAGTCGCTTGCAAAATGTATTGATTGCATCGGCGGCAATTTCGATATTACATAAACTATATGGCGATCGCCTCCGCACCCTGGTTTTAGCTAACACACCTGAGCGTCTAGGTGAATGGCGGCGCGGTTTACAAGACTGTTTAGGCATAGGTCGTCCAGACTTTGGCCCAGATAGAGGTGTAGTATTATTTGAGACAGCCGATGCTTTAGCACAGAAAGCAGATCGTCTTGTGAAAACTAATCAACTCCCGTTAATTTTGATTGATGATTCCGAGGAGCAAATCAGCCTGGGACTTTTGCAATTTCCTCTATGGTTAGCGTTCGCCCCAGATCCAAAAACCATGAGAAATTATGATGATGATTTTTAG
- a CDS encoding DUF4189 domain-containing protein, with product MLANTLQKTLLATATVLATLPGLTQVAQAQSRDVFGAIAYSQSTGVYTSVTASSRQEAERRALAHCQRKSRAGDCSVPVWFKNAWGALAVGSNGAYGSGWGYDTNNPRRGRTIAGQYAVQTCRQYGGVNCRVVHTREARY from the coding sequence ATGTTGGCAAATACACTACAGAAAACTTTATTAGCAACCGCCACCGTATTAGCTACTTTACCAGGATTGACCCAAGTTGCCCAAGCTCAAAGCCGAGATGTGTTTGGTGCGATCGCTTACTCCCAGTCTACAGGAGTTTACACATCCGTCACCGCCTCCTCGCGCCAAGAAGCTGAACGCAGAGCTTTAGCTCATTGTCAACGCAAATCTCGTGCTGGTGATTGCTCTGTTCCAGTATGGTTTAAAAATGCTTGGGGTGCTTTAGCCGTCGGTTCTAATGGTGCTTATGGTTCAGGCTGGGGTTATGATACCAACAACCCTAGAAGGGGTCGTACAATTGCTGGACAATATGCTGTACAAACTTGCAGACAATATGGCGGTGTTAATTGTCGCGTCGTTCATACCAGAGAAGCAAGATATTAA
- the proC gene encoding pyrroline-5-carboxylate reductase has protein sequence MTIKFGLIGGGVMGESLLSRLIAREIYRPSEVIVSEPQAARQAFLKQKYDVTLTTDNCLVFSQTQEVLFLAVKPQVFTAIAQELADIILLSKNSPLVISILAGVSLSQLEAAFPQLPVIRAMPNTPATVGAGMTAMCLGAYTNSKHQQLAQEIFSAVGEVVEVSESLMDAVTGLSGSGPAYVAILVEALADGGVAAGLPRPIANQLALQTVLGTTKLLQESRMHPAELKDRVTSPGGTTIAGLAKLEQAGFRSALIEAVKAATWRSQELGK, from the coding sequence ATGACTATCAAATTTGGTTTAATTGGTGGCGGGGTAATGGGAGAATCGCTCTTATCCCGCCTAATTGCGCGAGAAATTTACCGCCCTTCAGAAGTTATAGTCAGTGAACCGCAAGCAGCGCGTCAAGCTTTTTTAAAACAAAAATATGATGTGACACTCACCACAGATAATTGTTTGGTGTTTAGTCAAACTCAGGAAGTCCTGTTTTTAGCAGTAAAACCACAGGTATTTACCGCGATCGCTCAAGAATTAGCAGATATTATTTTATTGTCAAAAAACTCGCCCCTAGTCATCTCGATTTTGGCAGGGGTATCTTTAAGTCAACTAGAAGCAGCATTTCCTCAATTACCAGTTATTCGAGCCATGCCCAACACCCCCGCCACCGTAGGCGCAGGGATGACAGCCATGTGTTTAGGTGCATATACCAATTCTAAGCACCAACAGCTAGCACAAGAAATATTTTCAGCCGTTGGGGAAGTAGTGGAAGTCTCCGAATCCTTAATGGATGCTGTCACAGGCTTATCTGGCAGTGGCCCGGCTTACGTAGCTATCTTAGTAGAAGCCCTAGCCGACGGAGGAGTCGCTGCCGGTTTACCCAGACCAATTGCTAATCAACTAGCATTACAAACCGTACTAGGAACAACCAAATTACTGCAAGAGAGCAGAATGCACCCAGCAGAATTAAAAGACCGCGTTACCAGTCCCGGTGGCACAACCATTGCAGGTTTAGCAAAACTCGAACAAGCCGGATTTCGTTCTGCTCTCATTGAAGCAGTCAAAGCTGCCACATGGCGATCGCAAGAATTGGGGAAATGA
- a CDS encoding YggS family pyridoxal phosphate-dependent enzyme, giving the protein MTSSISERINQIRASIPPSVRLIAVTKQMPTEAIRAAYAAGIRDFGENRIQEAATKQAQLQDLSDITWHFIGHLQTNKAKKALEQFHWIHSVDSLPLAQRLNQLAGQLEIRPQVCLQVKILPDPSKSGWTVPELLADLPALDQCENLQIQGLMTIPPMGLTDAENLYVFNSTHHLAKDIAAQNWNHIKMQELSMGMSGDYELAIQAGATMVRLGTILFGKRT; this is encoded by the coding sequence ATGACTAGTTCGATTAGCGAACGTATTAATCAAATTCGTGCATCCATCCCACCTTCAGTTCGGTTAATTGCTGTTACTAAGCAAATGCCAACTGAAGCTATCCGCGCCGCCTATGCTGCTGGTATCCGTGATTTCGGTGAAAATCGCATCCAAGAGGCTGCTACTAAACAAGCACAACTACAAGATTTATCAGACATCACTTGGCACTTTATCGGCCATTTACAAACTAATAAAGCCAAAAAAGCCCTTGAACAATTTCACTGGATTCACTCCGTGGATAGCTTGCCATTGGCACAACGTCTGAATCAATTAGCCGGACAACTAGAGATCAGACCCCAAGTCTGTCTACAGGTCAAAATCCTCCCTGATCCTAGTAAGTCCGGCTGGACTGTGCCAGAACTACTCGCTGATTTACCCGCCCTTGACCAGTGTGAAAATTTACAAATTCAGGGTTTGATGACAATTCCGCCAATGGGTTTAACCGATGCGGAAAATTTATATGTATTTAATAGCACACATCATTTAGCCAAAGACATTGCTGCCCAAAACTGGAATCACATCAAAATGCAGGAGTTGTCGATGGGGATGTCAGGAGACTACGAATTAGCCATACAAGCTGGGGCAACGATGGTAAGATTGGGGACTATCCTATTTGGTAAACGCACTTAG